A portion of the Halobacillus ihumii genome contains these proteins:
- a CDS encoding permease prefix domain 1-containing protein encodes MNRMEKHVNRILDQMQSPPDEREEIKEELLTHLESAKYDYMNQGNSVKKAEKQALEDFGDSSLIGHGLQESLYPHQRSLLYVIGIATLLFAVFFYISMTFVVGEVEPIWLLIQMIIGSAVTLSAINIAFMGRHYWSLNVIVLITAMWNGFNVMIVEQIPGKQAIFFWFYLVIVVILCILFVIRNSYYSSDNTTTTKKSRSILKISYVVNIIFGIMICAAGLSIAYLFLIFGGFSWMLLIPISSIVAWLIFFKFQMKLIQHRPLTAIAVGFGFLIFVSVSPFAIVTAM; translated from the coding sequence ATGAATCGTATGGAGAAGCATGTGAACCGTATCCTGGATCAAATGCAAAGTCCGCCTGATGAACGAGAAGAAATTAAAGAAGAGCTTTTGACCCATTTAGAGTCCGCTAAGTACGATTATATGAATCAAGGAAATTCTGTAAAGAAGGCGGAAAAGCAAGCCTTGGAGGATTTCGGGGACTCGAGCCTGATCGGTCATGGACTTCAGGAAAGTCTCTATCCCCACCAGCGCAGTTTGCTTTATGTCATTGGAATTGCCACTCTATTGTTCGCTGTCTTTTTCTATATAAGCATGACATTCGTAGTCGGGGAAGTCGAACCGATCTGGCTGTTAATTCAAATGATTATTGGAAGCGCTGTCACTTTATCTGCAATTAATATTGCGTTTATGGGACGCCACTACTGGTCTTTGAACGTTATAGTTCTCATCACGGCTATGTGGAATGGCTTCAATGTCATGATTGTCGAACAGATCCCTGGAAAGCAAGCTATTTTTTTCTGGTTTTATCTTGTAATTGTTGTCATCCTATGCATATTGTTCGTCATTCGAAATTCTTATTACTCCTCAGATAACACAACCACCACGAAAAAAAGCCGGAGTATCTTGAAGATCAGCTATGTCGTGAATATCATTTTCGGGATTATGATCTGTGCAGCCGGGTTATCCATAGCCTACCTATTTCTAATATTCGGTGGCTTCTCTTGGATGCTATTGATCCCTATATCCAGCATCGTAGCCTGGTTGATTTTCTTTAAGTTCCAGATGAAACTCATCCAACACCGCCCCCTAACTGCAATCGCTGTGGGTTTTGGATTTTTAATCTTTGTATCCGTATCCCCTTTTGCCATCGTCACAGCGATGTAA
- a CDS encoding endonuclease — translation MRKIILLMVTFLFMVTSPVQGAAVLSVQEALNQPNGADIAVEGYIVGVPTAIDYVQQSNFTSNYALALADDPNETQVDDMIFVKLDSEYRSEYGLENNPGNMGDFIQVEGTRDPYFSHEGVEYVSSITTVSDDNDGDGGTNPTGYYENAVGLSGSALKQALHNIIDDHTELSYDEVWGALRHTDEDPNNPNNVILLYSGESISEYDNGGGVDEWNREHVWAKSHGDFGTSMGPGTDIHHLRPTDVTVNSARGNLDFDNGGSAFSEAPDTYYDADSWEPRDEVKGDVARMIFYMAVRYEGDSGELDLKVADYVGTSGPSIGKLSTLKQWHESDPVSAFEQNRNDIIFSDYQGNRNPFIDHPEYVERIW, via the coding sequence ATGAGGAAAATAATTTTATTAATGGTTACTTTTCTGTTCATGGTCACCAGTCCTGTTCAAGGTGCCGCAGTTCTATCTGTACAGGAAGCGCTGAATCAGCCGAACGGTGCAGATATAGCAGTGGAGGGGTACATAGTCGGTGTACCAACGGCGATTGATTATGTGCAGCAAAGTAATTTCACGAGTAACTATGCGCTGGCGCTGGCAGATGACCCAAATGAAACCCAAGTTGATGATATGATTTTTGTAAAGCTTGATTCTGAGTATAGAAGCGAGTATGGACTTGAAAATAATCCAGGAAACATGGGAGATTTCATTCAAGTTGAGGGGACCAGGGATCCTTATTTCAGTCATGAAGGAGTAGAGTATGTCAGCTCGATCACAACTGTTTCCGATGACAATGATGGTGATGGCGGGACAAATCCGACTGGGTATTATGAGAATGCTGTCGGCCTTTCGGGCTCCGCATTAAAACAGGCTCTTCATAATATTATCGATGACCATACTGAATTATCCTATGATGAAGTTTGGGGGGCATTGAGACATACAGACGAGGATCCGAACAACCCGAATAATGTAATTCTGTTATATTCAGGAGAATCTATTTCCGAATATGATAACGGCGGGGGTGTAGATGAATGGAATCGTGAGCATGTATGGGCGAAATCTCATGGAGACTTTGGGACCTCAATGGGGCCAGGGACGGATATTCATCACCTTCGTCCGACCGATGTGACGGTTAACTCTGCACGCGGAAACCTTGATTTTGATAATGGCGGGTCTGCCTTTTCGGAAGCTCCAGATACGTATTATGATGCTGATTCCTGGGAACCACGTGACGAAGTCAAAGGAGACGTAGCACGAATGATTTTTTATATGGCAGTCCGCTATGAAGGAGATTCTGGAGAGCTCGACCTAAAAGTCGCTGATTATGTAGGGACAAGCGGCCCGAGCATCGGAAAGCTGTCTACCTTAAAACAGTGGCATGAAAGCGATCCCGTTAGTGCTTTCGAACAAAATCGCAATGACATTATTTTTAGCGATTATCAAGGCAATCGTAATCCATTTATCGATCATCCGGAATACGTCGAACGGATATGGTAG
- a CDS encoding M14 family metallopeptidase, translating to MNKRLKSAAMLMTILMFLSTLTSTGHVSGASVDSQKHEDTTQTDIPVAGQPDSSFTPYYNKIYSLPEQVEALYPTPDVEFKTPGFKPGKSNFTTQQEMMSFLQKLDRSSDVMKMKVAGHSLEGRDIPIVVLSTSHGNKEEFKNKTTVMLEGQVHGDEPTGGESVLVMAQKLAKEKLGENVLDEINVILVPRINPDGSYYFQRQTANQLDANRDHVKLELPAIRTLHKIFNKYQPEVVISAHGYLGLPSKFPNPQKLPGIGEEGAIPYHDILLAPDLNLNIPKSVRKKATKWFVKPTHKALEEEGFSSYPYYLLKKSAEKPTITGGSLAAGIDTNAYGLQPAFTILVESRGYGLGRETFKRRVAASVTAHTNIIKTAAQRANAIESVIQHAKAKITRQGEKIGKKDNIVLDSKRQELPGQQYLEVVDIEEGAVERIPVNFLSSQQSVPTQEIVRPTSYIMPPAYHEIAKKLKLQGVEVKKLKETKVLEVERYKVTDKKVDDTYYQGHLLTHVETDRKKKTYRFPKGSYVFSSAQPEANLIALSLEPESEVGYVTYNYLPVNEGDIVPVYRYMKEEKIVED from the coding sequence ATGAATAAGAGACTAAAATCAGCGGCGATGCTGATGACCATTTTAATGTTTTTGTCGACTTTGACTAGTACAGGACATGTAAGCGGGGCATCAGTCGATTCGCAAAAACACGAAGATACTACTCAAACAGACATACCAGTGGCAGGGCAGCCAGATTCAAGCTTTACACCATACTATAATAAGATCTACAGCTTGCCTGAACAAGTTGAAGCATTGTATCCGACGCCGGATGTAGAATTTAAGACACCTGGATTCAAGCCAGGGAAATCGAATTTTACGACTCAGCAGGAAATGATGTCGTTTTTACAAAAATTGGACCGTTCAAGTGACGTGATGAAGATGAAAGTCGCGGGTCATTCCCTTGAAGGACGTGACATTCCTATAGTCGTTCTATCAACCAGTCATGGAAATAAGGAAGAGTTTAAGAATAAAACAACTGTAATGCTGGAAGGCCAGGTACATGGGGACGAGCCAACGGGTGGAGAATCCGTACTCGTTATGGCGCAAAAGTTGGCAAAAGAGAAACTTGGAGAGAACGTCCTTGATGAGATTAATGTCATTTTAGTCCCGCGAATCAACCCGGACGGTTCTTATTACTTTCAGCGCCAGACTGCAAATCAATTAGATGCTAACCGTGATCATGTGAAACTGGAGCTCCCTGCTATTCGCACGCTTCATAAGATTTTCAACAAGTATCAACCAGAAGTGGTTATTAGTGCACATGGGTATTTAGGACTTCCAAGTAAATTTCCAAATCCGCAAAAATTACCGGGAATAGGAGAAGAGGGAGCCATTCCTTATCACGATATTCTATTGGCACCTGATTTGAACTTAAATATTCCGAAATCAGTTCGAAAAAAAGCAACAAAATGGTTTGTGAAACCAACGCATAAAGCACTTGAAGAAGAGGGTTTTTCATCCTATCCGTACTATCTGCTTAAGAAGTCAGCTGAGAAACCGACTATCACAGGAGGCAGTCTGGCTGCCGGAATAGACACTAACGCTTACGGTCTCCAACCCGCTTTCACGATTCTAGTCGAAAGCCGGGGTTACGGGCTGGGCCGTGAAACCTTTAAACGTCGTGTAGCTGCATCCGTAACGGCTCACACCAATATCATTAAAACAGCAGCACAACGTGCAAATGCCATCGAATCTGTGATCCAGCATGCTAAAGCGAAAATTACGCGTCAAGGCGAAAAGATAGGGAAAAAAGATAACATCGTTTTGGATAGTAAACGGCAAGAACTCCCGGGTCAGCAGTACCTAGAAGTTGTTGACATTGAGGAAGGGGCAGTCGAACGGATTCCGGTGAATTTTTTAAGTTCACAACAATCGGTACCGACACAGGAAATCGTTCGTCCAACTTCTTATATTATGCCTCCAGCCTATCATGAGATCGCGAAGAAGCTGAAACTGCAAGGTGTCGAGGTGAAAAAGCTGAAGGAAACGAAAGTACTGGAAGTGGAACGCTATAAAGTGACGGATAAAAAAGTGGATGACACATACTATCAAGGTCATCTGCTGACACATGTTGAAACAGATAGGAAAAAGAAAACTTATCGCTTTCCTAAAGGAAGCTATGTGTTCAGCTCTGCTCAGCCAGAGGCTAATCTAATTGCTTTATCACTCGAACCGGAGTCTGAAGTAGGGTATGTCACCTATAACTACCTGCCTGTTAATGAAGGGGACATTGTTCCCGTTTATCGGTATATGAAAGAGGAAAAAATCGTAGAGGATTAA
- a CDS encoding PD40 domain-containing protein, translating to MKKKNAIFLLIVLAAFALLYWMGTFAEGPKKRTGLGRSPVLSANGEEIIFSYYKDGEAALYTVPSSGGKAQLLLQPQTLDSFVRPAYSPDGTKLLYIKEYEVEGKPYSQLMMYDFKKQQSLPLKDIDHYIKEAVFAPDGNLIYFIKAEGYQKSHNSDRLVPEDYDIYKMNLDTYKSKRITTFNLYSLSSLQVSNDGKYVMYSLYNGKDLVQRLNLETKKVKTVMPEPEYESGAANGPIIGSPALSPDGNTIAFSDVATSSENGTYLYEVFTMDINGDNVKQVTNFHEHVTSPVFFPGGEDLLVTVDQNFAAGQPDYEYWRVSKDGSKRDEIIIEIPKK from the coding sequence TTGAAAAAAAAGAATGCGATCTTTCTATTGATCGTCCTTGCCGCCTTCGCTCTGCTTTATTGGATGGGGACTTTTGCTGAAGGGCCAAAAAAACGTACGGGGCTTGGACGTTCCCCTGTTCTTTCTGCCAATGGAGAAGAAATCATTTTCTCTTATTATAAAGATGGGGAGGCCGCGCTTTATACAGTTCCTTCTTCCGGAGGGAAGGCGCAGCTTCTCCTGCAACCGCAGACTTTGGACTCATTCGTTCGGCCAGCCTATTCGCCTGACGGAACGAAACTTTTGTACATCAAAGAATATGAAGTAGAAGGGAAACCTTATAGTCAACTCATGATGTATGACTTCAAAAAACAACAAAGCCTGCCTCTAAAAGATATAGACCATTACATAAAGGAAGCTGTGTTCGCTCCTGATGGGAATCTTATCTACTTTATTAAAGCTGAAGGCTACCAGAAGAGTCATAACAGTGATCGACTCGTTCCTGAGGATTATGATATTTATAAAATGAATCTAGATACGTACAAATCCAAACGGATCACCACATTCAATCTCTATAGTCTTTCATCATTGCAAGTCTCGAATGATGGAAAATATGTGATGTATTCACTTTATAATGGAAAGGACTTAGTTCAACGGTTAAACTTAGAAACGAAAAAGGTGAAAACGGTCATGCCAGAACCCGAGTATGAATCAGGTGCTGCCAATGGCCCTATCATCGGATCTCCTGCCCTGTCGCCTGATGGAAACACTATAGCCTTCTCTGATGTAGCAACCAGTTCAGAGAATGGCACGTATCTATATGAAGTTTTCACCATGGACATCAATGGAGACAATGTTAAACAAGTCACAAACTTTCATGAACACGTGACATCACCTGTTTTCTTTCCAGGAGGCGAAGACTTACTCGTCACGGTCGACCAGAATTTTGCTGCCGGGCAGCCTGATTATGAATACTGGAGAGTCAGTAAGGATGGCTCTAAGCGAGACGAAATCATCATTGAAATACCTAAAAAATGA
- a CDS encoding PadR family transcriptional regulator, whose translation MDREIMKGSIDILMLGVVSNHDMYGYEIVKHLKEQSDNLYNMSEGTLYPALKRLEKKEWLTSYWAETSSGRRKYYKITEEGRTVLDQKLGQWKSVNELIMKTSEDLS comes from the coding sequence ATGGATCGAGAAATCATGAAAGGCAGCATTGACATCCTTATGCTCGGAGTAGTATCCAATCACGATATGTACGGCTATGAAATCGTCAAACACTTAAAAGAACAGAGCGATAACCTTTACAACATGAGTGAGGGCACTCTTTACCCTGCCTTGAAGAGGCTCGAGAAAAAGGAATGGTTAACTTCATATTGGGCAGAAACCTCTAGCGGCCGAAGAAAATATTACAAAATCACTGAAGAAGGTCGTACCGTTCTCGATCAGAAGCTTGGACAATGGAAAAGCGTAAATGAGCTGATTATGAAAACATCGGAGGATTTGTCATGA
- a CDS encoding DUF3892 domain-containing protein, with translation MSDFEQIYKQYKADGEQQAAQESQKLSNEGQEEIVAVRKNEDGDIIAVQTNNGRELDYVSALDEAKQGHLAHVDVFHKYGRDILRSEPDGIKSNNLDNLPPF, from the coding sequence ATGTCGGATTTTGAGCAAATCTACAAACAGTATAAGGCAGACGGAGAACAACAGGCAGCTCAAGAAAGTCAGAAGCTTTCAAATGAAGGACAAGAAGAAATTGTAGCAGTACGGAAAAATGAGGACGGCGATATCATTGCAGTCCAAACGAACAATGGTCGGGAGCTTGATTATGTTTCCGCTCTAGATGAAGCGAAGCAGGGTCACTTGGCTCATGTCGATGTTTTTCATAAATATGGACGCGACATTTTACGAAGCGAACCGGACGGTATCAAAAGCAATAACCTAGACAACTTACCACCTTTTTAA
- a CDS encoding permease: MDYSARAFFVLGTLFGLMGAFFITVGILASGALPLQTYTVLSLAVLAYSMSYLYPQFKQKDERMKLIRQKGMFYSFFAMMFYFIVILSILQFNTLVLHK, encoded by the coding sequence ATGGATTACTCAGCAAGAGCCTTTTTTGTATTAGGGACACTTTTTGGACTAATGGGAGCATTTTTTATAACAGTAGGAATACTAGCCAGCGGTGCCCTGCCATTACAAACATACACAGTATTATCATTGGCCGTCTTAGCTTATAGTATGAGTTATCTTTATCCTCAATTTAAACAAAAAGATGAACGTATGAAATTGATTAGACAAAAAGGAATGTTTTATTCCTTCTTTGCCATGATGTTTTACTTTATTGTAATCCTATCAATACTTCAATTTAACACACTAGTGTTGCATAAATAA
- a CDS encoding IS4 family transposase — MDKNTVKTSFGKYVNVMNLENLAVPIQEMDRYTKKYSFESYLHFMIYAHLNEIDSLRALEDALINKNLQAQLGFETLSVSQLSRKHRAIDSDVLAAIFAELSMRIKGKSGPTKFGKPLYLIDSSTITLNKDQFPWASFRTTKSGVKLHLRLVFMDDNHQFPDQAVITPALEHDNNQLDILMDEKDVMYVFDRGYMDFERFDELCREGYTFLTRIKKNTVVTEVEACPVEDSPRIKSDRVVRLGSFQKMMDAEMRVIEVWDTKHNLLRLTTNDMETPAETLAEMYRNRWQIELFFRWIKQHVTIKRFFSFDEEAAQNQIYIALITFCLLVLHSQETQSKLSPLKVARRLKALIWQSCQEWKEALRSVP, encoded by the coding sequence ATGGACAAGAATACCGTAAAAACGTCATTTGGTAAATACGTAAACGTAATGAATCTAGAAAATTTAGCTGTCCCTATCCAAGAGATGGACCGGTATACGAAAAAATATTCGTTTGAATCCTATCTCCATTTCATGATTTACGCTCATTTAAACGAAATAGACAGCCTTCGGGCGTTAGAAGATGCGCTGATTAATAAGAATCTTCAAGCTCAGCTGGGTTTTGAAACGCTTAGTGTCTCGCAGTTATCACGAAAGCATCGAGCCATCGATTCAGACGTTCTGGCAGCGATTTTCGCTGAACTATCTATGAGAATCAAAGGGAAATCTGGTCCGACTAAATTCGGAAAGCCTCTCTATTTGATAGATTCCTCGACAATCACACTGAATAAGGACCAATTTCCCTGGGCATCTTTTCGAACCACAAAGTCTGGAGTAAAACTTCATTTGAGATTGGTTTTTATGGATGATAACCACCAGTTCCCTGATCAAGCGGTCATCACGCCAGCACTTGAGCACGATAACAATCAACTGGACATCTTAATGGATGAGAAAGATGTCATGTATGTGTTTGACCGCGGCTACATGGACTTTGAACGCTTCGATGAGCTTTGTCGGGAAGGGTATACATTCTTAACCCGGATCAAGAAAAACACTGTCGTGACAGAAGTTGAAGCGTGCCCAGTCGAAGACTCGCCTCGTATTAAATCGGACCGTGTCGTGCGGCTGGGATCTTTTCAAAAGATGATGGATGCCGAGATGAGAGTCATCGAAGTTTGGGATACGAAGCATAATCTTCTTCGGCTTACGACCAATGATATGGAAACACCGGCTGAAACCTTAGCTGAAATGTATCGAAATCGTTGGCAGATTGAACTTTTCTTTCGATGGATCAAGCAACACGTCACAATCAAACGTTTTTTCAGCTTTGATGAGGAAGCCGCTCAAAACCAGATTTATATCGCATTGATTACGTTCTGTTTACTGGTTCTACATAGTCAGGAAACTCAATCGAAGTTAAGCCCATTAAAAGTCGCTAGAAGGTTGAAAGCCCTGATATGGCAGTCTTGTCAGGAATGGAAAGAAGCCCTCCGGAGTGTCCCTTGA
- a CDS encoding helix-turn-helix transcriptional regulator encodes MKNKLAEFRKQYSLSQDKLAEKLHVSRQTIISIEKNKYSPSLPLAFEISRIFGVSIEDIFIYEEKEEGGR; translated from the coding sequence TTGAAGAATAAACTTGCTGAATTTAGAAAACAATATTCATTATCTCAAGATAAACTGGCAGAGAAGCTGCATGTATCTAGACAGACGATAATTTCCATTGAGAAAAATAAATATTCCCCATCTTTACCTCTTGCTTTTGAAATTTCCAGGATCTTTGGAGTATCTATAGAAGATATTTTTATATACGAAGAAAAAGAAGAAGGGGGTAGATAA
- a CDS encoding multicopper oxidase family protein, with product MDIVNKKLKKFVDALPIPEILKPLRKYKDESYYKVQMTEFRQKLHRDLRPTRLWGYNGQFPGPVIDVQRGEPTHVKWENKLPDKHFLPIDKSFHNLEKLPEVRTVTHLHGSQSKPESDGYPEAWFTRNFRDTGPQFKNKVYHYPNHQRGATLWYHDHAMGITRLNVYAGLAGMYIIRDEREERLNLPSEEYEIPLIMMDRSFQDNGELFYPSQPDDPQENWPNPSIRPFFIGETNLVNGKIWPYVEVEPRKYRFRILNAANTRTYQLFLDSGQSFYQIGSDGGLMRKTVKLDNLAVEPAERLDVIIDFSKHEGETVTLKNDLGPDADPDDETGDVMQFKVTLPLTSVDRSRIPRYLTRIPSLSENKVQRIRNLKLVGSTDKLGRPLLLLDNKKWMDPVTETPELGSTEIWSMINVTNFTHPIHIHLIQFQIVDRQPFDLNRYNQDGTINFTGPAKPPHPNEKSWKDTVAAPAGQITRVIASFGPFPGDYVWHCHILEHEDYDMMRPMKVIETDKWE from the coding sequence ATGGACATTGTGAACAAAAAACTAAAAAAATTTGTAGATGCCTTGCCAATACCGGAAATACTAAAACCGTTGCGCAAATATAAGGATGAGTCATATTATAAGGTCCAAATGACAGAATTCCGTCAAAAACTCCATCGTGATTTGAGGCCAACACGTCTTTGGGGCTACAACGGACAATTTCCTGGTCCTGTTATTGATGTTCAACGCGGAGAACCCACTCATGTAAAATGGGAAAACAAACTACCGGATAAACATTTTCTACCTATTGATAAGTCTTTTCATAATCTTGAGAAGCTTCCGGAAGTCCGCACCGTTACACATTTGCATGGAAGCCAGTCAAAGCCAGAAAGTGACGGATATCCGGAAGCGTGGTTCACAAGAAACTTCAGAGACACGGGTCCGCAATTTAAAAACAAAGTCTATCATTATCCGAATCATCAACGAGGCGCCACACTTTGGTACCACGACCATGCGATGGGAATAACTAGACTGAACGTCTATGCCGGTCTGGCAGGTATGTACATTATTCGGGATGAACGAGAAGAAAGGCTTAATCTTCCTTCAGAAGAATATGAGATTCCACTCATTATGATGGATCGATCATTCCAAGATAACGGTGAATTGTTCTATCCGTCACAGCCGGATGATCCACAAGAAAACTGGCCCAATCCATCCATCAGACCTTTTTTTATCGGAGAAACAAACCTTGTTAACGGAAAAATATGGCCTTATGTAGAAGTTGAACCGCGGAAATACCGGTTCCGTATCTTGAATGCTGCCAACACTCGTACTTATCAGCTTTTTTTGGATTCTGGTCAGTCATTTTATCAAATCGGTTCTGACGGCGGTTTAATGCGGAAAACAGTTAAGCTGGACAATTTAGCGGTTGAACCGGCCGAACGTTTAGATGTAATCATTGATTTTTCCAAGCATGAAGGAGAAACCGTAACATTGAAAAACGATCTTGGGCCAGATGCCGACCCTGATGATGAAACAGGTGATGTCATGCAATTCAAAGTGACTCTCCCTTTAACATCAGTGGATAGGAGCAGGATTCCTCGGTATTTAACACGCATTCCTTCACTCAGCGAAAACAAGGTTCAACGCATCCGGAACCTGAAACTGGTTGGCTCAACCGACAAGCTCGGCCGTCCATTATTATTGCTTGATAACAAAAAATGGATGGACCCTGTGACAGAAACACCTGAACTAGGCTCAACGGAAATCTGGTCAATGATTAATGTTACCAACTTCACTCATCCAATCCATATTCACCTGATTCAATTTCAAATAGTCGACCGACAACCATTTGACCTTAATCGATATAACCAGGATGGAACCATCAACTTTACAGGACCCGCAAAACCACCTCATCCGAATGAAAAGAGCTGGAAAGACACAGTAGCAGCACCAGCAGGACAAATTACAAGGGTCATCGCCAGTTTCGGCCCATTTCCTGGTGACTATGTATGGCATTGTCATATACTAGAGCATGAAGACTATGACATGATGCGGCCTATGAAGGTGATCGAAACAGATAAGTGGGAATAG